TGATCCAGATAGCCAATATGACCAGCGCACACGCTATCAGATTGTATGAATTGTTAATTCAGTGGGGGAGTATTGGGAAAAGGGAGATTGAACTGAAATTTTCCAGGGAAGCATTAATGCTTAAGAATCAATATCCATCCATCAAAGACCTAAAACAGCGAGTCATCGATGTTGGTGTAGAACAGATTAATCAGCACTCCGACCTTACGGTGGAATACACTCAACGAAAGACCGGACGCACAGTAACCCACCTCACTTTCAGGTTTGGTCCTAAAAATGTAGAAACACCACAACTTGAAATAAAACCTGAAGCAAAGCCTGAAACCATGCGAGAACCACAACTTAGAATCCCACGAACCAAGAGCGAGATAAATGAATATATTCATGCCAACTGTTGTCCTGTAGAAACCTGGGGGCAGGCGGAAAATCGACTTGGCGTATTCATGGACAGGGCCATCGACCGTTGATATCTAGCTCGCGTAGAATGCAGTGAGAGACGAACCGCATCCTACGCGGGCTGACAGCCGGAAAAGACCGGCAACTTTAAAAGTTTGCTATCCAAAGGGGCGGAGAAAACCGTCAAATTTCCTCCTCGCCCTGAAGGGCGGGATTTCTCGGGGACACTGATGAATACCAACTCCTTAAATGCTCTCAGCGATATACCCACCGTCTGGTTGGATATGCGTATTGGCGGTCGCTCAGTAGGCGAGAATTTGTGCCAGGCTATGAATTCCGGCGCACTGATCCAACAATCGGACGGTATGCTGACCTTCCCCGTAGACCGGAATACAACACGAAGTAATTGGTTGTACATTAGACCTTATCGGAAACCCCCTACCTAGCTCTGCCGGACAACGCAACCTCATGATTTATATTGACTGTGGTGGGTGATGAGGAGGTTTCCGATAAGGTCTATTAATAAAGTCCGCGATAGACACCCTCCTTGCAAATTCCTCTCTGATTTTCTATTCGAGCAGGTTTATGCCAAACAGGCTGTTCCCCATGGCTGCCGGAATTGCTATAAAGTCAAGGTCATCGCCTCCACGTTGAAGGGACTGGTGGCCGTGCGCGATATTTAGA
Above is a window of Gammaproteobacteria bacterium DNA encoding:
- a CDS encoding hypothetical protein (Evidence 5 : Unknown function), which translates into the protein MNTNSLNALSDIPTVWLDMRIGGRSVGENLCQAMNSGALIQQSDGMLTFPVDRNTTRSNWLYIRPYRKPPT
- a CDS encoding hypothetical protein (Evidence 5 : Unknown function), whose product is MTSAHAIRLYELLIQWGSIGKREIELKFSREALMLKNQYPSIKDLKQRVIDVGVEQINQHSDLTVEYTQRKTGRTVTHLTFRFGPKNVETPQLEIKPEAKPETMREPQLRIPRTKSEINEYIHANCCPVETWGQAENRLGVFMDRAIDR
- a CDS encoding hypothetical protein (Evidence 5 : Unknown function), giving the protein MRRFPIRSINKVRDRHPPCKFLSDFLFEQVYAKQAVPHGCRNCYKVKVIASTLKGLVAVRDI